TGCAAGCCAGATTGCTGTTATATGTGCATTCGGAAACGGTGCACTTGATGTCGGACACGGGATCACCTCCTCCCAGAAATTAAAATTCCCAATTTTTCAAAAAAAATTATTACTGAATCTAAATCTTTAAAAGGTAAACCAAGTTAGCCTTTACGGGAAAAAGCATTGACAGAACTTATGTTCCCATATTATTATATAACCAAACATATGTACTGCCAGGAGGGAATAAGGGTGGAAAGAACATGGAAGGAAAACGGCCTGTATGAGCTTTCTTTTGATTGCCTTGTCGTTGAAAAGGTGCTTGGCTGGCTGGAGAGGGAGGACACCGAGGCGGAAAGAATGGTAGCGTATGGTTTATGCTTGGCGGCCGTTGCATACTTCCTGGCAGGCATCTTTCATTACATTTTTTAAGATATAGCAATTATTGGTACCATTTGTTACAGATTTTTTAATTTGCAGCCGGGTATAATTTTCAAAAAAAGGAAGTAACGTTATGCCCGGAACGGAAACTTTGTTTTGATCTTGGAAAGCTGGTTTGAAACCTCGGAGGAAAATAAAACGCCCTCCCAAAAGGGAGGGAAATAATAAAGCCCTTATAACACACTGCCACCAGGCTGGTCTCCTGGTGGCTTTACTTTTAATCCCGGTTGCAACAAAGTTGCACCATTTTTAGCTGATATTTGGTGCGGCAGAAGGGACTTGAACCCCCACGGGCGCACTGCCCACAAGAACCTGAATCTTGCGCGTCTGCCAATTCCGCCACTGCCGCGTTTTTTTATTTCCTCATCAATTGCAAAAATAATATTAGCATAATCAAAAAACAATGTCAACAGCATTGTATTTCCAGAAAATTCATACAACATAGTATGACTTAATAGTTATTATTTTATGACTTAATCGTTATTATTTAATGAAAGAAGACATGCCTACCTTGAAATTATATCCCGATATGACTGGGCAGTACCGGGAAGATGTTGTTAAAAAATTTAAGTACCGGTCAATAAAAGTGAACAATTAAAGGTATTTTTGAAGAAAAGGGGAAAATATACTAAATGTTTTTGGCAGACTTTATAGCAGGAGGGGGGCGAAAACAATCCGCTGTTTTATTGTCGGTGTAATGGGAGGAGGAGAGTCGGCCCCGCCTGAGGACTGTGCGGCGGCCTACCGCCTGGGCCAGCTTATAGCTGAGGAGGGATGGGTTCTGCTTAACGGCGGGAGGCCGGCAGGCATCATGGAGGCATCGGCTAAAGGGGCAAAAGACAGAGGCGGGCTGACTATAGGTATTTTGCCCGGCAACAGTGCCCGCCATGCCTCAAAATACATAGACATTCCGGTTGTCACCGGCATGGGGGACGCAAGAAACGTAATAAACGTGCTTACAAGCGATGCCGTCGTAGCCCTGCCGGGAAAGGGCGGAACAATTTCCGAAGTGGCTTTAGCGCTTAAAAACGGCAAAAAAGTAGTTCTTTTAAATTTTGATCCGGGGAAGATTTTTGAAACATACAGGGAAAGCGGCCTTTTGAGAAATGCCGGAAGCCCTGAAGAAGCTGTAAAAATTATAAGGAATGAGTTTTGCTCTGGGGATAGAGGCGGAAGGCCGGCTGAGGTGGTTAAAAAATAACAGTTCCGGTTATAATGATCGCGTATGCCACTTTATCTTAACCTGCTCTTTGGGGCAGGTTTTTTTTTGGCAAAGCAATAACCCGGCGTGGCCGGGTTATTACCGCTGTAAAAAGCGGCTGGGTGGGTAGGGTGGGGTCCCTTTGTTAAAATTATATGCAAAACTGTTGGCATATGTTATTTGTGCGATCAATTTTTTAGAAAAAAAGTATATAGAATGCCTTTACGTTTTTGGGGCTGCAGCGGCTCTCAAAAATAAAAAAAGGCAAGTCTTTCCAACCCCATAAGCCTTGCCATTACTGAACTTTCTGGTGGGCCATGAGGGAATCGAACCCCCAACCTGACGATTAAGAGTCGCCTGCTCTACCAGTTGAGCTAATGGCCCGTTTTTAATAACTCCTGTTATAAAAAGTTCTGGCTGGGGCGGCTGGATTCGAACCAACGAATGCCGGTTCCAAAGACCGGTGCCTTACCGCTTGGCTACGCCCCAGCTTAACAGACTGATGGTCGGGATGGAGGGATTTGAACCCCCGGCCTCTTGCTCCCAAGGCAAGCGCGCTAGCCAAACTGCGCCACATCCCGTTGATGCAAAATAAATTATAACCAAATAAAATACAGGCGTCAAGTTTATCTTTCTTTGCAGGATTTGGGTCGGTATGGCCGGGGCACAGCCTTGCGTATATTCTCAAAAGGCGGGGAAAAATACTAAAAAGCCTTAAGGGAGAAGTGAGCAAATGGCCAAAAAGGTAAAGGGAACAGTAAAAAGGTGCGGTATTGCAGGCACTACCCGGAACGGTTACCGCGCCGTATGGGATATGGGTAAGGCCTCCGGTGCGAAGAAGATGGGAAAGGTTTCTGGCCCGGACAGGCCGTCCACATAAGCGGTAAACCTGCCAAAAGTTTTTTGCGGTCGATTGAAATGGCAGGGAAAATAAAACGGGCGGCAGGGCTGCCTTTTGTGGCAGCACTGCCGTTCTTTTGCTTGAAGCCCCGTGTCCTTGGCCCGGTGCTATGCCGGCTGCGCTTGCTGCTTGCTCCGGCGTTTTTCCCGGATGCCGTCGGCCACGGTGCCCCATTGGTTTGCCTTTTGATCGAGGTATCCGGCAATGGGGTCTTCCAGCACCGTTCCGGCTCCCGGGTGGGTGGGACGGGCGCCTGATTCGGCCACAATTGCCCTCAGCGC
The window above is part of the Pelotomaculum thermopropionicum SI genome. Proteins encoded here:
- a CDS encoding predicted Rossmann fold nucleotide-binding protein, whose protein sequence is MGGGESAPPEDCAAAYRLGQLIAEEGWVLLNGGRPAGIMEASAKGAKDRGGLTIGILPGNSARHASKYIDIPVVTGMGDARNVINVLTSDAVVALPGKGGTISEVALALKNGKKVVLLNFDPGKIFETYRESGLLRNAGSPEEAVKIIRNEFCSGDRGGRPAEVVKK